The Chanodichthys erythropterus isolate Z2021 chromosome 1, ASM2448905v1, whole genome shotgun sequence genome segment ccgaagattaatgaaggtcttacaagtgtggaacggcatgagggtaagtaataaattaataaacggtaataaacagaattttaatttttgggtgaactaaccctttaaggcaaaAACAATGAGCTCGTGGAATTAATGAATACatgttaacaataattaggatatagcaatatttgaaatgtgcatgttgatccagggTTTGCGtcatctgaagtcctcgcaggagatGTCGCAGATTCTTCacaggtgttggtcatctgaagtcttcaaatTGAAGCTGATGTACTCTGTAGTCACCTAGGGACGGGTGTCCtgagataaaacagaaaaacaaatggagaataattagcgtagctgctgttcataacatcaagcaaagatagtcatgtgcaattgatctgaAATTAGATGCATTATgcgaatgcttggctaaagagaagcgtctttaatctatatttaaactGGGAGATtgagtctgagccccgaacattatcaggaaggctattccagagtttagagctctccctcctttagtggacttaggtAAAACCAGAATTCCTGAGTTTTGTGATATTAAAGAGcatgaaggattgtagggcaaTAGAAGATCAGTTAAATACACatgagctaaaccatttagggCCTTATAGGTcagtagcaatactttataatcaatacggaacttaataggtaacgagtgtagagatgataaaattggtaTTATGTGCTGCAGAAGAAGTAATATACATGTATGGAAAGacaaaatgatgacagaattatatatatttttttgtctgaactatccctttaaataatttAGAAGAGGCTTTATTTATGCAAAGGTTGAATCCTTATAAAAAATACAGGTTGCAGCCGGAGACTTATTTTGTAATCTTTTTACAATGCTGCATCGATGCAGGATTTGGGCAGGGTTTCACCTTTTCAAGGGCACAGTTACTGTGTTAATCTCTGGAAGTGAGACTGAGATTAAAATGACAGTGTTTTTGCATGATGATGAGCTGGCACTTGGGATAAGAGTATCAGCTTTGAGTTTCACCTTTATTATGCACTTTATCATTCACACAAGCAAAATAggatactttgtttttttttttatttaaaacaacattgtgtttgtcatttttagTGCTGATGGGACATATGAAGTGTCTTTCTACTCCAATGCGGTCGTGTCAAATAACGGTGAGGTTGCCTGGCTACCACCAGCCATTTATAAGAGTGCCTGTAAAATTGAGGTCCGGGACTTCCCCTTTGACCAGCAAAACTGCACACTCAAGTTCCGTTCATGGACTTATGACCACACAGAAATCGACCTTATCTTGCTGTCAGACTTTGCCAGTAGAGATGACTTCAAGCCAAGCGGTGAGTGGGATATTGTCTCCCTACCTGGTCGCAAAAACGAAGACCCTAATGACGTCACATATTTGGATATAACGTACGATTTTATCATCAGACGTAAACCGCTGTTCTACACCATTAACCTAATTATCCCCTGTGTTCTCATCACTTCACTAGCCATCTTAGTTTTTTACCTACCATCAGACTGTGGGGAGAAGATGACTTTGTGTATTTCTGTTCTTCTGGCCTTAACTGTCTTTCTCTTACTGATTTCCAAAATCGTACCTCCGACCTCACTCGCTGTGCCCCTCATCGGAAAGTACTtgatgtttaccatggtgttggtgactttttcaattgttacaagtgtgtgtgtgctgaatGTGCACCATCGGTCCCCAAGCACACACACTATGCCAAAGTGGGTTAAACACTACTTCCTGGCCCGTTTGCCTGCTTTCCTCTTCATGCGACGACCAGCAGAGTCCAAAAAACGGGAGAAATTTCACAGGAAGCACCAGCAGTGCTCTTCATCTGATCTCCCAGCAAAATGTGAGGCTGATGAGACTGATTCCACCTTCTTTGTCAATGAAGATTCTGCCAAGCACATCGGTTGGAGACCTGGCGAGTTGCAGGAAAACACAGAGTTTCGTAAGCGAATGGCGGTAAAATGCTCTGCGGATGTGGAGGAGGCTGTGAAGGGGGTCCGATACATTGCTGACAAGTTGAAGagtgaggatgatgatgaaggGGTGAGTGCTTTTACtcaaatacactgaaaaaataaaaatgataagtGGACCAAATTAAACTGAGAACATCTTTTGTCTGTGATTTCAACCAATAATTGtttaatacatataaatacaaacccgattcccaaaaagttgggacactgtacaaattgtgaataaaaacagaatgcaatgatgtggaagtttcaaatttcaatattttattcagaatacaacatagatgacatatcaaatgtttaaactgagaaaatgtataattttaagggaaaaattagttgattttaaatttcatggcatcaacacatgaacacaaggccatgtttaccactgtgtggcatcccctcttctttttataacagtctgcaaacgtctgactgaggagacaagttgttcaagtttaggaataggaatgttgtcccattcttgtctaatacaggcttctagttgctcaactgtcttaggtattctttgtcgcatcttcctctttatgatgcgccaaatgttttctatgggtgaaagatctggactgcaggctggccatttcagtacccggatccttcttctacgcagccatgatgttgtaattgatgcagtatgtgttCTGGCATTGttatgttggaaaatgcaaggtcttccctgaaagagacgacgtctggatgggagcatatgttgctctagaacttggatatacctttcagcattgatggtgcctttccagatgtgtaagctgcttatgccacatgcactcatgcaaccccataccatcagagatgcaggcttctgaactgagcgctgataacaacttgggttgtccttgtcctctttagtccggatgacatggcgtcccagttttccaaaaagatcttcaaattttgattcgtctgaccacagaacagttttccactttgccacagtccattttaaatgagccttggcccagagaaaacgtctgcgcttctggatcatgtttagatatggcttcttttttgtcctatagagttttagctggcAACTGCGAaaggcacggtggattgtgttcaccgacaatgttttctgaaagtattcctgagctcatgttgtgatttccattacagtagcattcctgtatgtgatgtagtgccgtctaagggcccgaagatcacgggcatccagtatggttttccagccttgacccttacgcacagagattgttccagattctctgaatctttggatgatattatgcgctgcagatgatgataacttcaaactctttgcaattgttctctgagaaactcctttctgatattgctccactatttttcgccacatcattgggggaattggtgatcctctgcctatcttgacttctgagagacactacCACTCTGAGATgatctttttatacccaatcatgttgccaattgacctaataagttgcaaattggtcctccagctgttccttatatgtaagTTAATGTATATGTaacctcttattgctacctgtctcaacttttttggaatgtgtagctcccatgaaatccaaaatgagctaatatttggcatgacatttcaaaatgtcccactttcaacatttgatatgttatctatattctattgtgaataaaatataagtttatgagatttgtaaattattgcattccttttttattcacaatttgtacaatgtcccaacttttttgtaatcgggtttgtatgtatatatatatatatatatatatatatatatatatatatatatatatatatatatatatatatatatatatatatatatacacatatatcaAAAGTACCGACCGCGATACCatgtcagtactgaaattttaaaaatatgacgCTATGAGCGCTGTTGAtcagattcttaaacacctctgattggccattgttcATGcactcatcggatatgtctgtgattggctaaaatgatcaacgcttcaaaaacatgctgtaaatAGTCATTAATAATGCTCTTCACTGAGCatttacacagatacacaggGGAGCATTTGAAAAGAGGCGTCTATCAGCGGACTGTCCACTGagagatgcctgctttcaaaagCTCCCACTCccgctttcaaaatgttttcaaattcaaacacttccatgtgatttcaaacgctcctgtgcattgatcattgtagccaatcacagacatatccgatgaacgcatgaacacagtggccaatcagaggtgtttaagaatccactcaacagcgctcaaagcatcacattttttaaatttcagtgcCGACTTGGGATTGcggtcagtacttttgacaacaatAGATATATACAATTTCAAAACAACCACATCTGGTAGttagtttattaaataaaaaaagtttgcgTAGGTCAGGATTTCAGTACATCCAGTTATAACCTGCTAATGAATTGCTCGTTTCGACTGAGCGGtacagttcagttcagttcagtatAGTACAGTACGATTTGGGACGGTAAACTCTGATCCAGCTTGCGTTTCCAATGCCAACAGTACCCTTACTTGACAGGTGCGGTGTATGCCGGAAAGTAGCGATTGGTACCGGTACTATAGGTACTATTGTGCTAGGTACCTCGGCCGAAGGGTCCCAAAATAGTGGTATGCAagggcggactggccatctgtgtgATCTGGAGATCACAGAATGGCCGGTACTCCAGGATACTCCAGAATGGCCCACCACCCGCCACGCACGCAGTcatcatctgtttttttcccccactaatctgtttcacactccagtactgtaggtggcagcaatgcacctttaagttggatGCCAGCTGCACTGGCCATGGCCGACAAGTAAGGAGAAGAAGAAGTGGAAGAGTAGGAAGAAACCAACAGCAAAGACGTTAGATAGAAGAAgcatagaaacaaacaaacaatatgcATAACGCGGCTGCGGGTAAAAAAACGGAAAGAAAAGGGTGGGGCTGAGAAGGCGAGAGGAAAAAAATTGTGGAATTTAGATACTGTAGCCGCTAAATGTTGCAAAATTTTCTATATGAGTATTCGAGTTAATCTAGAATAATATGCTTTTAACACAACATCTAGTCAACATCAGTGCTATTGCTATAATTTGGATGGTATAGTATCATGAGCCACAATTAAAGTCTTGTGACACTCATGCCAGgcgttattgttgttgttgttgttgagtttCCGCACGCCGATTGCTTTGGGCCGGGCCCAGGGCCGTTTCTTAGTCCCAGTCCATCCCTGGTGGTATGGTACTGTTCGGAATTAGGTTACTATTTACAACTTCTGACAATGGCAAAAAATGTATAccgtactgtactgtactgaacTGTACCTCTCAGTGGAAACGAGCCATAAGTATCCTTCCAAATTTTAAATTGATTGCACCCAATGAAATTaagtataataataaagaaTTATGTTGCAGTAGCTCCTTGTAATTAACTAGATTGAAAATGCACCAAAAGAATGTGAGAGGGTTACACAAACTTCTGTCACTGCAAATTGAATTCTTTGTGCATACCTCATATATATGCTAAATAATTATCTTACACACAAGACTAaagaaatggtaacactttagtttagggtccaattctcacaaTTAACTAGTTGCtcattagcatgcatattactaggatattggctgtttattagtacttatactACAGGGCTGTTTAatgctcgaatctgattggttgacaaacgttctaaggtgtgcagttattttcagggaaacgcacggctaaagtagttctagcaggtcttgaccgcattacagCTCCATATCACTTtgccaaatgatttcagttatctCAATAGGTCCTTACAGCCTACAACCgcaaaagaaccaaaacccACAATGACACCGACCAAGCAAATCTAGTAAACAATAGGATGAAAAGGACGAATAATTGTCatggtttttgccacaaaatacgTTTTATTGTGTTCTTAAAGCGCATACTCTCTCACtcgtgctctctctctctctctctctctctctctctctttaaaacGTACACACGACACATAGCCTACTGTATTGTATGGACacataaaatagtaaaatagtttagcaacttaAGATACAAGAAGatgtcttgaggtgtggtaaccgTAGCGGAATAATTGACTCCGGGCCGTtaaattcttagaaaataatgcacacctcaTGAGGTGTAACGGTGGAAACTCCTCTTCGTGGCTGCATTACTAcctcgggtgtgcattattttctatgaATTTAATGGCCCGGAGTCAATTATTCCGCTACGGTTACCACACCACAAGACATCTTCTTGTATCTTAAGGACAGCCTGTCGTCATTTATTccttacttataaagcacatattaatgccttattctgcatgaccatattctacatcccttaatcctaccccatacctaaacttaacaactacctactaaatattaataagcagtaattaagagtttgaggcaaaagtcgtaattaatagttagttaatagtgagaattgaacTCTGATCTAAATTGCGACTAAAGAAATGAtctttagtttagtttatttagttaattatgtatttcacaaaaaaattctaattaaTCCGTGCATATTCTGTCTTTCTCACAGATTGTCGAGGATTGGAAATACGTTGCTATGGTGATTGACCGTCTGTTTCTGTGGATCTTTGTTTTAGTGTGCGTTACAGGAACCCTCGGCCTCTTCACGCAGCCGCTCTTCAAGAGCTATAACACACCCACCAGTGATGATTTGTAGATCACATAAAGTCAGACCAGCTTCAACCCAACCCACATATCTGTTTATTTTCAGTGCACACCCCACAACCCAGTCTTATCATGAACTTGACATGACAACCTGCTTATatcaataaatactgtagcaaaaaacCAGACAAAGAACTTCAAACCTGACACTTTTCATAAAGCGTTAAGCTCTGTGTACCATTCAGTGCACAATGACACAAAATTCTTAGATGCCGTTGAGTCAGAGCACAATACTGGACACACACTGAATATTTATATGCCCCTTACACTGACCCGAACTCAAAAACCCTTCAGAGCTGTCATTCATCCACAACATTTAGCCCTGGAGGCCTCAGCATTCTCTAACCTCTCATAGAAAATAACTCCCCAAATCCCAAAATGACTCCAAACCAACACTCCTCTTGACTTGATTTGTCAAAACTGAGTGTTTTTCtgaaaaaattatcattttcTGAAATTCCCAAAATGTTCATGTGCAGGATGATTACAAATAATTACAGTTAGACAATGCAGTCTACATAGAGAACACACATCAGGGGAACTAATTATAGACCTGAAACCGGAACATAGATTATACACCTTAACATAGTGTACTACACACGTGCATGTACCTTTCTTTAACACACGTTCACATCCCCCCTTCCCCCATTATACTGTTAGATTGGTTTAAAAGTTACATAAACAGCATCTTGCAACAGCATTTTGACTGACATATTTACAGACAGATTTTTGGACATGCTGTCGTCGGAATGACTCATGAGTGCTTAACATATTATTAtcataatgttattttatgATTATGTGATGGATTAagaaaagtaaattaaaacCATACAAAATTGTGCCATGTCTGCGTTttcatttacatacattttactgctaatgtgtatgtgtgtatttaaataatttcataaGTCATAAGGGCAAAGATTCATATAATGTTATAACATGTTCATATAATGTCTTCATATAATGttataacactttacaataaggtttcatttaatataagttaactacattagttaacatgaactaacaatgaacagtacttctacagcattaattaatcttagttaatttcagcatttactaatatatttgtaaatgttatatactaatatatttGTATCAAACTGTgtctgttaaagggatagttcacccaaaaatgaaaattatcccatgatttgttcaccctcaagccatcctatgtgtatatgactgtctttttttcagatgaacacaatcggagttacattaaaaaatatcctggctcttctaagctttataatggtatgTGAATGGTGCAactgattttgaagtccaaaaaagtgcatccatccatccatcataaaagtaaataGACTTGCAatagtcgtatggattacttttatgatagaTGGGtgcacttttttggacttcaaaattaggagcgccattcactaccaatataaagcttggaagagcaaggatattttttaatatgacTCCAAATATGTTTGtcagaaagaagatagtcatatacacctaggatggcttgagggtgagtaaatcatgggataattttcatttttgggtgaactatccctttaacattagttaatgcactgtgaactttttattaatagtttaaaatgaaatattcagTGCATTTAGCATAATCATTACAAAAGACATAAATCCATAAAACAACATTAGAAAAGAGAATctgttgaaatatttttttttttctatgcttCCACATGACTGCTTTTAACACTACACTGGTAAATAAAAACTAAGCATTCATCTGCAATGCAGAAGGGGGCCTTTTCACCTCATTACTTTAATCACCAATCCTTGCTGGGGTTTAGGACTGTATTTTTGCTGTATTAATTTCTCAGGACTCTCAGAGATGTTTTTCAGTGTTAACTCATGACTGTGGCTCTTCTGATTTGACAGGTGGTGACAGTGCAGTCAGGGGAGTGTGCAAATGGAGGCAGAGATGCATTATTTAAAGAACAGTATGAATATTTAAGTCATTTTCCAGTCTGTTTTGCTCTCTTCTGCAGACAGCAGTCTATGTGCAGAAGCATGCAGACATGCATATGCAGTGTGGATGAAGGAGGCTAATAAGCATGGAATGTGAGTCAGCAACCATTAAATCATAATGCCAAATGCAGTAATACTAGCGTAGACTTCATTTAACCCTACTATTGCAATGACGTTTTCAGATTTTATCAGTGCATTTTTGATTTTGAATGAGAGTTCTGATGTGTATCAGAACATTTGACCATGTTTTTGTTATCCAGTGAAGTTTATTCCCATATTCTGAAAGATACAAAATCACATGCAATGGCGTGAGAGAAAAGTGACACAGACCCTCACGGAGGCCACAGCTGGTTCCAACTGGAGCAGAAAATCATCTGAGCTCAGACAGTAGCCATGAATGCTGAGGAGATATGTTTGCCTGAGCTGCTGCTTGGACTCAATGTGAGTGTTTACACAAGAGACACCACTGagtttttaatttgaatttgtctGTAAGGCTGTTgtaaacaaacacactctaGACTGGTGCATACTGTTTCCAAGACCATTTTCTTTGACCTTCGTATaacaaaaagaaacattttgaatgtttttatacaaataaactCCAAAGGTATAAAACTGGCCAAAGCTGAAAAAACTCTAGgttatcttaaaaaaaatctgctgcagcataatatatatattattgtaacAATTGGTCGACAAGAGGGTCAAGGCAGGCGGCAAACAAAGACAGGCAAGAGGCTGAGGCAGGAGGCTCAGGGATAAACAGGGTAACAGTCCAAACGGTAACAGGCAGAACAGacagggaaacgctcagaattgtacaCAAGGGTAAACAAGACTTCACAATGATGTGTggtgaatgaaagtcttatatAGTCCGGTAAAtgtgctgcagctgggtgtggtgattagtgatcaTAGGATTATGGTAATTAGAGTCCGGGAAGTGACAGGAACATGACAGAATGCCCTGGAGACCTGCTGACAGGTGATGCTGGATGTGCAGATGGgtatggaggtctccagggcaggtccaggaactctaggcaacatggcgggtcaggtgcctcgggtggccacggcgggtcaggagtgtCAGGTAGCCATTGCAGTTCTGAAGCCCCGCCCACAAGTTCCCCACCCacaggtatatatatataatcagccaatcagtttcgagaaccagaaagaactgttgttggcctatatatatatatatatatatatataatatatatatatatatacacacacacactatattgccaaaagggaactaatgacatcccattcttaatccgtagggtttaatatggagttggcccaccctttgcaactataacagcctcaactcttctgggatgGTTTTCCAcaaggagtgtgtttatgggaatttttgaccaatCTTCTAGAtgtgcatttgtgaggtcaggcactgatgttgttGACAAGGCCTGGCCCACAGtttccgctctaattcatcccaaaggtgttctgtcgggttgaggtcaggactctgtgtaggccagtcaagttcctccacaccaaactcgctcatccatgtctttatggaccttgctttgtgcactggtgagcagtcatgttggaacaggaaggggccattcccaaactgttcccacaaagttgggagcatgaaattgtccaaaatgtcttagtatgctgaagcattaagagttcctttcactggaactaaggggccaagcccaacccctgaaaaaacaaccccacaccataatcccccctccacca includes the following:
- the chrnb5b gene encoding neuronal acetylcholine receptor subunit beta-2; its protein translation is MAALMASGLWFVALTVATVCCSEVEERLINYLLSPDRYNKLIRPAVNKSQQVTIAIQVSLAQLISVNEREQIMTTNCWLTQVWNDYRLMWDPEEYEGIRKVRLPSQHIWLPDIVLYNNADGTYEVSFYSNAVVSNNGEVAWLPPAIYKSACKIEVRDFPFDQQNCTLKFRSWTYDHTEIDLILLSDFASRDDFKPSGEWDIVSLPGRKNEDPNDVTYLDITYDFIIRRKPLFYTINLIIPCVLITSLAILVFYLPSDCGEKMTLCISVLLALTVFLLLISKIVPPTSLAVPLIGKYLMFTMVLVTFSIVTSVCVLNVHHRSPSTHTMPKWVKHYFLARLPAFLFMRRPAESKKREKFHRKHQQCSSSDLPAKCEADETDSTFFVNEDSAKHIGWRPGELQENTEFRKRMAVKCSADVEEAVKGVRYIADKLKSEDDDEGIVEDWKYVAMVIDRLFLWIFVLVCVTGTLGLFTQPLFKSYNTPTSDDL